The following coding sequences lie in one Myxococcus xanthus genomic window:
- a CDS encoding endonuclease III domain-containing protein: MPDRRAPTKPGCVVEPPPRPDKKPFDIDEVLGRIREAVRHFADAAMFALAARGHDTLFEQLVACILSIRTRDEVSLPVSLALLQRASTPEALARMSPEDIDTLIQPVTFHEAKAWQLHALATRTRDEFGGALPCDARVLQSFKGVGPKCAHLALGIACGHEAISVDIHVHRVTNRWGYVQARTPEATMEALEAVLPRAWWVELNRLLVPFGKHVCTGTRPKCSTCPVLSFCRQVGVRDAR, translated from the coding sequence CACGAAGCCCGGCTGCGTCGTGGAACCACCGCCCCGGCCGGACAAGAAGCCCTTCGACATCGACGAGGTGCTTGGCCGCATCCGAGAGGCGGTGCGCCACTTCGCTGACGCGGCGATGTTCGCGCTCGCGGCCCGAGGACATGACACGCTCTTCGAGCAGCTCGTCGCCTGCATCCTCTCCATCCGCACCCGCGACGAGGTGAGCCTGCCCGTCTCGCTCGCCCTGCTCCAGCGCGCCTCCACGCCAGAGGCCCTGGCGCGCATGTCGCCGGAAGACATCGACACCCTCATCCAGCCCGTCACCTTCCACGAAGCGAAGGCCTGGCAGCTTCACGCCCTCGCCACGCGGACGCGGGATGAATTCGGAGGCGCGCTGCCATGTGATGCCCGGGTGCTCCAGTCCTTCAAGGGCGTGGGCCCCAAGTGCGCGCACCTGGCGCTGGGCATCGCCTGCGGGCACGAAGCCATCAGCGTGGACATCCACGTCCATCGGGTGACGAACCGCTGGGGCTATGTGCAGGCGCGCACGCCGGAGGCCACCATGGAGGCGCTGGAGGCCGTGCTCCCGCGCGCCTGGTGGGTGGAGCTCAACCGGTTGCTGGTGCCTTTTGGCAAGCACGTCTGCACGGGCACGCGGCCGAAGTGCTCCACGTGCCCTGTGCTGAGCTTCTGCCGGCAGGTCGGCGTGAGGGACGCGCGCTGA